One window from the genome of [Clostridium] celerecrescens 18A encodes:
- the rsxC gene encoding electron transport complex subunit RsxC, translating into MGLATFKGGIHPYEGKELSENKPVQVLQPKGEMVFPLSQHIGAPAKPLVAAGDQVLVGQKIGEPGGFISACVISSVSGTVKTIEPRMVANGSMVPSVIIENDGKYQTVEGYGKERDPKTLSKEEIRNLVKEAGVVGLGGAGFPTHVKLTPKDESKIDTIIVNGAECEPYLTSDYRMMLEEPESIIKGLNIILQLFDNAKGVIGIESNKPEAIKLMTELVKDEPRITVCPLQTKYPQGGERTLIYAVTGRKINSTMLPADAGCMVDNVDTVISIYNAVAKGIPLIRRIITVTGDAIANPQNYNVRTGTSYTELIEASGGFKTEPEKVISGGPMMGQALFNFNIPVTKTSSALTCLTKDEVAVNAPSACIRCGRCVKVCPGNIVPQMIMDAAERSDLERFVKLNGMECCECGCCAYICPARRPLTQAFKEMRKEVAASRKKA; encoded by the coding sequence ATGGGTCTGGCTACATTTAAAGGCGGCATTCATCCTTATGAAGGAAAAGAATTGTCGGAAAATAAACCTGTACAAGTGCTGCAGCCAAAAGGCGAGATGGTGTTCCCCTTATCCCAGCATATCGGTGCGCCGGCGAAACCTTTGGTAGCGGCTGGTGATCAGGTGCTGGTTGGACAGAAAATCGGGGAGCCGGGTGGCTTTATTTCTGCATGCGTGATCAGCTCTGTTTCAGGAACGGTAAAAACCATTGAACCAAGAATGGTTGCAAACGGCTCTATGGTTCCGTCCGTTATCATTGAAAACGACGGAAAGTATCAGACGGTGGAAGGATATGGCAAAGAGCGTGATCCAAAGACCTTATCAAAGGAAGAGATCAGGAATCTTGTAAAAGAAGCAGGAGTTGTAGGTCTTGGCGGCGCCGGATTTCCAACTCATGTGAAGCTGACGCCAAAGGATGAATCAAAGATCGATACAATCATTGTCAACGGTGCGGAATGCGAGCCGTACTTAACTTCTGATTACCGGATGATGTTGGAAGAGCCGGAGAGCATCATAAAAGGGCTAAACATAATCCTTCAGCTGTTTGACAATGCAAAGGGCGTGATCGGCATTGAGAGCAACAAACCGGAAGCGATCAAGCTCATGACAGAGCTTGTAAAGGATGAACCGAGAATCACTGTCTGTCCTTTACAGACTAAATATCCCCAGGGCGGCGAGCGTACTTTGATCTATGCCGTAACAGGAAGAAAGATTAATTCCACCATGCTTCCGGCAGATGCAGGCTGTATGGTAGATAATGTGGATACGGTGATTTCAATTTATAATGCGGTTGCAAAGGGCATTCCTTTGATCCGCCGTATCATTACGGTGACCGGTGATGCCATAGCAAATCCACAGAACTATAATGTCCGGACCGGAACCAGCTACACCGAGCTGATAGAAGCTTCCGGCGGCTTTAAGACGGAACCGGAAAAGGTGATTTCCGGAGGTCCTATGATGGGGCAGGCTTTGTTTAATTTTAATATTCCTGTCACAAAGACTTCCTCTGCCCTTACCTGTCTGACAAAAGACGAGGTGGCAGTTAATGCACCTAGTGCCTGCATCCGATGCGGAAGATGCGTTAAGGTATGTCCGGGCAATATTGTTCCGCAGATGATCATGGATGCGGCGGAACGGTCTGACCTGGAACGGTTTGTAAAATTAAACGGCATGGAATGCTGCGAATGCGGCTGCTGTGCATATATTTGCCCGGCCAGAAGACCTCTTACCCAGGCATTTAAAGAAATGCGCAAAGAAGTTGCGGCAAGCAGAAAGAAAGCGTAG
- a CDS encoding ABC transporter ATP-binding protein, with translation MDEQKKINSLKRRYSRSSQPVKSHGPMGGNGGGRQIKGRLPKNAKETIRRLMSYLNEYKFYMGAAFVCVIIGTLATLAGSYMLRPIINQYIAPPGGGLGSVSGLAKGLAAMAAVFLIGVIANYAQSRIMLTVAQNALQKIRDDLFSKIQTLPVRFYDTNNTGDLMSRFSNDVDTIGQMLSSTLVQLFTGVLSIIGTLVLMIYTNIWLTLVTIIMIPVMMRVGGFVASRSQKFFSAQQSSLGAVNGYIEEIISGQKVVKVFCHEDVAEEEFEILNDDLRNNMIHAQFYGSVMMPVMGNLSQLNYILTACIGGLLCVLRGFDVGGLTVFLSFSRQFGRPINEMSMQVTNVFSALAGAERVFAVMDEEPEPADDEDAAELDPMNGYVELNHVTFGYDPGKVILKDLSLYAKPGQKIAFVGSTGAGKTTITNLLNRFYDIQSGEITIDGVDIRHIKRENLRHNIAMVLQDTHLFTGTVMENIRYGRLEATDEEVIQAAKTASAYSFIMRLPAGFDTLLEGDGANLSQGQRQLLNIARAAISKAPVLILDEATSSVDTRTEKHIERGMDRLMANRTTFVIAHRLSTVRNANAIMVLENGEIIERGDHEDLLKQKGRYYQLYTGAVELD, from the coding sequence ATGGATGAGCAAAAGAAAATAAACAGCTTAAAAAGGCGTTATAGCCGGTCTTCCCAGCCAGTCAAAAGTCATGGACCCATGGGTGGGAATGGAGGCGGCCGGCAGATCAAGGGCCGCCTCCCGAAAAACGCCAAAGAAACCATCCGGCGCCTTATGTCTTATTTAAATGAATATAAGTTTTACATGGGAGCGGCGTTTGTCTGCGTCATTATTGGTACGCTTGCGACGTTAGCCGGTTCTTATATGCTAAGACCCATTATAAATCAATATATCGCACCTCCCGGAGGCGGGCTGGGAAGTGTGTCAGGCCTTGCAAAAGGTCTTGCGGCTATGGCTGCCGTTTTTCTCATCGGTGTTATTGCTAACTATGCTCAATCCAGAATTATGCTGACGGTTGCGCAAAATGCCCTCCAAAAGATCAGGGATGATTTATTCAGCAAAATTCAGACCCTGCCGGTACGGTTTTATGACACCAATAACACCGGTGATCTGATGAGCCGGTTCAGCAATGATGTGGATACCATCGGTCAGATGCTAAGCAGCACCCTGGTCCAGCTTTTTACCGGAGTCTTAAGCATTATAGGTACCCTGGTGCTTATGATATATACAAATATCTGGTTGACTCTGGTGACCATAATCATGATTCCTGTTATGATGAGGGTGGGCGGCTTTGTGGCGTCAAGAAGCCAGAAGTTTTTTTCCGCTCAGCAAAGCTCTCTTGGTGCTGTAAATGGATATATTGAAGAAATTATCAGCGGCCAGAAGGTAGTAAAGGTGTTCTGTCATGAAGACGTTGCAGAAGAAGAATTCGAAATCCTCAATGATGATCTAAGGAACAACATGATCCACGCACAGTTTTATGGCAGCGTGATGATGCCGGTCATGGGAAATTTAAGCCAGTTGAACTATATTCTGACTGCATGCATCGGAGGACTTCTCTGTGTGCTCCGAGGCTTTGATGTGGGCGGTCTGACCGTATTCTTAAGCTTTTCCAGGCAGTTCGGCCGTCCGATCAATGAGATGTCCATGCAGGTAACCAATGTATTCTCCGCTCTTGCAGGAGCAGAACGAGTATTTGCCGTTATGGATGAGGAGCCGGAGCCTGCAGATGACGAAGATGCGGCTGAGCTTGATCCGATGAACGGATATGTGGAATTAAACCATGTGACCTTTGGCTATGACCCAGGCAAAGTGATTTTAAAGGATTTAAGCCTTTATGCAAAACCCGGGCAGAAGATCGCCTTTGTGGGTTCTACCGGAGCAGGAAAAACCACGATCACAAATCTTCTGAACCGTTTCTACGATATTCAGAGCGGTGAAATTACCATCGACGGAGTGGATATCCGTCACATCAAACGGGAAAACCTGCGCCATAATATTGCTATGGTCCTTCAGGATACCCATTTGTTTACAGGAACCGTTATGGAAAACATCCGTTACGGAAGGCTTGAGGCAACGGATGAAGAGGTGATCCAGGCGGCAAAGACGGCCTCCGCTTATTCCTTTATCATGAGACTGCCTGCTGGCTTTGATACGCTTTTAGAAGGTGATGGGGCCAACTTAAGCCAGGGGCAGAGACAGCTTTTAAACATTGCAAGGGCTGCGATTTCAAAGGCACCGGTTCTGATTCTTGATGAAGCGACCAGCTCCGTGGATACCAGAACGGAAAAGCATATTGAACGGGGGATGGACCGTCTCATGGCGAACCGGACTACGTTTGTGATTGCCCACCGCCTTTCTACGGTACGCAATGCCAATGCCATTATGGTCTTGGAAAACGGTGAGATCATTGAGCGAGGAGATCACGAGGATTTACTGAAACAAAAAGGCAGATATTATCAGCTTTATACCGGGGCAGTGGAACTGGATTAG
- a CDS encoding ABC transporter ATP-binding protein — protein sequence MKRYWKYIRPYLGAFILAPLLMLTEVFGEIMLPRLTSLIINNGIAERDVEYILKMGGRMVAIAVVMAAGGIGASYFSSKASICFSTDLRKDVFHKVQQFSFKNIDDFSTGSLVTRLTNDIQQIQNVVMMSLRLLFRAPGLLIGGLIMAYLMNRQLMVILLVVIPLLVFGIFLILKAAFPRFEVMQKKIDRLNSGVQEALTNVRVIKSFVREDFEEKKFQATNRDLKEGSLDAMKIVITSMPVMMLAMNVTTLAVVWYGGNLIIAGKMPVGDLTAFTTYIVQILMSLMLLSMVFLQASRAMASLRRVREVLDTEIDLTDEHASELSAQVTSGKVEFRDVSFQYVKGMDEMVLKHINFTAEPGETIGIIGSTGSGKTSLVQMIPRLYDADEGQVLVDGIDVRDYSIRNLREGVGMVLQKNVLFSGTIEENLRWGDENASMEEIILMAESAQADGFVTNFKDGYSTDLGQGGSNVSGGQKQRLCIARALLKKPKILILDDSTSAVDTATEARIRQCFQTTLKDTTKFIIAQRIGSVESSDKIIVLDDGQIVGMGSHEQLLKSCEAYQEIYYSQRDLDKEEGA from the coding sequence TTGAAACGATATTGGAAATATATCAGGCCTTATCTGGGAGCTTTTATACTGGCGCCCCTCTTAATGTTAACGGAAGTGTTTGGTGAGATCATGCTTCCCAGGCTGACGTCCCTGATCATTAACAACGGAATTGCCGAAAGAGATGTAGAATACATTTTAAAAATGGGAGGCAGAATGGTTGCCATCGCCGTTGTCATGGCGGCGGGAGGTATCGGAGCATCCTATTTTTCCTCCAAAGCATCTATTTGCTTCAGCACAGACCTGAGAAAGGATGTGTTTCATAAAGTCCAGCAGTTTTCCTTTAAGAATATTGATGATTTCAGCACAGGGTCATTGGTTACCAGGTTGACCAATGATATCCAGCAGATTCAAAATGTGGTCATGATGAGCCTGCGTCTGCTTTTTAGGGCCCCGGGCCTGCTGATCGGCGGCCTTATTATGGCCTATCTCATGAACCGCCAGCTGATGGTAATACTTCTGGTGGTGATTCCTTTGCTGGTCTTTGGTATCTTTTTGATTTTAAAGGCGGCATTTCCGCGCTTTGAGGTAATGCAAAAGAAGATCGACCGCTTAAACTCCGGTGTGCAGGAAGCCTTGACCAATGTGCGTGTCATTAAGTCCTTTGTCAGGGAAGATTTTGAGGAAAAGAAATTTCAGGCCACTAACCGGGATTTAAAGGAAGGCAGCCTTGATGCCATGAAGATTGTTATAACCAGTATGCCGGTGATGATGCTTGCCATGAACGTCACGACCCTTGCTGTGGTCTGGTATGGGGGCAATCTCATTATAGCAGGTAAGATGCCCGTAGGTGATTTAACGGCGTTTACCACCTACATCGTACAGATCCTCATGTCCCTGATGCTGTTATCCATGGTGTTTTTGCAGGCTTCCAGGGCCATGGCTTCCTTAAGGCGTGTCAGAGAGGTTCTGGATACAGAGATCGATTTGACAGATGAACATGCTTCTGAACTATCAGCCCAGGTTACAAGCGGTAAGGTGGAATTTCGTGATGTTTCCTTCCAGTATGTAAAGGGAATGGATGAAATGGTTTTAAAACACATTAATTTTACTGCAGAGCCTGGAGAAACCATTGGAATCATTGGCTCTACAGGAAGCGGAAAGACATCACTCGTACAGATGATCCCCCGCCTTTACGATGCGGATGAAGGACAAGTTCTGGTGGATGGCATTGATGTAAGGGATTATTCCATCAGGAACCTTCGGGAAGGTGTCGGAATGGTTTTACAGAAAAATGTCCTTTTTTCAGGAACCATTGAAGAAAATCTCCGCTGGGGTGATGAGAATGCCTCCATGGAAGAAATCATCCTAATGGCGGAAAGTGCTCAGGCTGATGGCTTTGTTACTAATTTTAAGGATGGATATAGCACGGATCTGGGCCAGGGAGGTTCCAATGTATCTGGAGGCCAGAAACAAAGACTTTGCATTGCCAGGGCTCTTTTAAAGAAGCCGAAAATACTGATTCTGGATGACAGCACCTCTGCTGTGGACACAGCAACCGAAGCCCGTATCCGCCAGTGCTTCCAGACGACCCTGAAAGACACTACCAAATTCATCATTGCCCAGCGGATCGGATCCGTGGAAAGCTCGGATAAGATCATCGTGCTTGATGACGGACAGATCGTAGGTATGGGATCCCATGAACAGCTGCTAAAGTCCTGCGAGGCTTATCAGGAAATTTACTATTCCCAGAGAGATTTGGATAAGGAGGAAGGTGCATAA
- a CDS encoding MarR family winged helix-turn-helix transcriptional regulator, translating into MKPMCPFRDKGLKGDFSPAHGVMVRYMRIMKLHRYILDERLKETGVYRSQHQILMMLADHSNVSQKEIAERLYVSTATIAVSVKKLEKGGYITRVVDQEDNRMNKLCLTEKGKHTVKHSREFFHNVEERMFRDFSADEMAAIGQYLDRVYNNLSHLPLEKDTTERED; encoded by the coding sequence ATGAAACCAATGTGCCCATTCCGGGATAAGGGACTTAAGGGAGATTTTTCACCGGCCCACGGCGTGATGGTAAGATATATGAGGATTATGAAGCTGCACCGGTATATTCTGGATGAACGCCTGAAGGAGACAGGGGTATACCGCAGCCAGCATCAGATTCTTATGATGCTGGCTGACCATTCCAATGTATCCCAGAAGGAGATTGCAGAACGCCTTTATGTATCCACTGCCACCATAGCGGTATCGGTAAAGAAGCTGGAAAAAGGTGGGTACATCACCAGGGTGGTGGATCAGGAGGATAACCGGATGAATAAGCTTTGTCTGACGGAGAAGGGAAAACACACGGTAAAGCATAGCCGGGAATTTTTTCATAATGTAGAAGAACGGATGTTTCGTGATTTTTCAGCGGATGAAATGGCTGCTATAGGGCAATACCTGGATCGTGTATATAATAATTTATCTCATCTCCCTTTAGAAAAGGATACGACAGAAAGAGAGGATTAA
- a CDS encoding DEAD/DEAH box helicase family protein translates to MKVVFIIGNASVGKMTVGQELMKISDLRLFHNHMTIEPVIEIFGSYNGRITSRLRDVVFEEFAASNNYGLIFTYMWTFDQKSDWDYIEHVKDIFRPFKTEFYYVELVASREVRLERNTTENRLHNKASKRDIGISNQRLIDADGKYRLVSNDGEIPFDNYIKIDNTHISPDIVAQKIKTLFQL, encoded by the coding sequence ATGAAAGTTGTATTTATTATTGGAAATGCATCTGTTGGAAAAATGACAGTTGGACAGGAATTGATGAAAATCTCAGACTTACGTTTGTTCCATAATCATATGACAATTGAGCCTGTAATTGAGATTTTTGGTTCTTACAATGGAAGAATAACTTCTCGTTTAAGAGATGTGGTTTTTGAAGAATTTGCAGCATCTAATAATTATGGACTTATTTTTACTTATATGTGGACGTTTGACCAGAAGTCCGATTGGGATTATATTGAACATGTCAAGGATATATTCAGGCCATTCAAAACTGAATTTTACTATGTTGAACTAGTCGCTTCAAGAGAAGTACGTTTGGAAAGAAATACGACCGAAAACAGATTGCACAACAAGGCATCGAAACGGGATATTGGTATTTCTAATCAAAGATTGATAGATGCTGATGGAAAATACCGTTTAGTAAGTAATGACGGGGAAATACCATTTGATAATTATATTAAGATTGATAATACACATATTTCACCTGACATTGTTGCTCAGAAAATAAAAACCCTCTTTCAATTGTAG
- a CDS encoding TetR-like C-terminal domain-containing protein yields the protein MNRIGNSFKPLNVSIFPNSKLGVCKPAGPFNAGTFLNNKACSAQLGNLSDFLETEGRVITELIAQGQFDQDVANAYRTRYFAPRRLAAREILQRGLDRGELKKEMDIELSIDFIFTPLFYRMLVTGDEIDSDFIKNVVVCILEGIKV from the coding sequence ATGAACCGCATCGGTAATTCTTTTAAGCCCCTCAATGTGTCCATCTTCCCAAATTCCAAGCTGGGAGTCTGTAAGCCGGCCGGTCCGTTCAACGCAGGTACCTTCCTGAATAATAAGGCCTGCTCCGCCCAGCTTGGCAATTTAAGCGATTTTTTGGAAACAGAGGGGCGTGTAATCACTGAACTCATTGCACAGGGACAATTTGATCAAGATGTGGCCAATGCCTATCGGACACGGTATTTCGCGCCGCGTCGTCTGGCTGCACGGGAAATTTTACAGCGTGGACTGGACAGAGGAGAACTAAAAAAAGAGATGGATATAGAACTGAGCATTGATTTTATTTTCACCCCGCTATTTTACCGAATGCTGGTAACGGGTGATGAAATAGACTCTGATTTTATTAAAAATGTAGTTGTTTGTATCCTTGAAGGCATCAAGGTATAA
- a CDS encoding oxidoreductase, with product MQEGTCVERTGRLTDSQLGIWEDGHIEGLKRITDAVHQYHTPIFVQLHHAGVFGFMEDTVCPSDITCTVKGKEKQARALTIEELHHIQHSFVSAAERAVKARYDGVEIHACHNYLISQFYNTLVNRRTDVYGKQPSLFALEVIREIRRRVPESFVIGVRLGAFEPTLADSIAQAVELEENGVDFLDISYGFEQRSYPEKPENYPFSDRIYAAQEIRKRVSIPVFAVGGIASGEQAEEILQKTGVDMVDIGRGTLVNPNWANDAKSGRDVGTCLYCKTCMWRVHADKCPGRKLFLHKTTY from the coding sequence ATTCAGGAAGGTACCTGCGTTGAACGGACCGGCCGGCTTACAGACTCCCAGCTTGGAATTTGGGAAGATGGACACATTGAGGGGCTTAAAAGAATTACCGATGCGGTTCATCAGTATCACACTCCTATTTTTGTACAGCTCCATCACGCGGGGGTCTTTGGTTTCATGGAGGATACTGTTTGTCCAAGCGATATCACCTGTACCGTCAAGGGTAAGGAAAAACAGGCCCGTGCGTTGACCATTGAAGAATTGCACCATATTCAGCACTCTTTTGTTTCTGCGGCAGAGCGTGCAGTAAAGGCCAGATACGACGGGGTGGAAATTCATGCTTGTCATAACTACTTAATTTCTCAGTTTTATAATACTCTCGTCAACAGGCGAACCGATGTCTACGGCAAACAACCCTCCCTGTTTGCACTTGAGGTCATTCGCGAAATTCGTCGTCGGGTACCGGAATCATTTGTGATCGGGGTACGTCTTGGGGCATTTGAGCCTACACTTGCAGACAGCATTGCTCAAGCAGTAGAACTCGAAGAAAACGGTGTTGATTTTCTGGATATTTCCTATGGGTTTGAGCAGAGATCCTATCCTGAAAAGCCTGAAAATTATCCCTTTAGTGACCGCATTTACGCAGCACAGGAAATCAGAAAAAGAGTTTCCATTCCTGTTTTCGCCGTCGGAGGAATCGCATCCGGGGAACAGGCTGAGGAAATTCTGCAAAAAACCGGTGTAGATATGGTCGATATCGGGAGAGGAACTCTGGTAAATCCGAACTGGGCCAACGATGCTAAGTCAGGGCGGGATGTAGGTACCTGCTTATACTGCAAAACCTGTATGTGGCGGGTTCATGCCGATAAATGCCCCGGAAGAAAACTCTTTTTGCATAAAACAACATACTGA